One Paenarthrobacter aurescens TC1 DNA window includes the following coding sequences:
- a CDS encoding transcription regulator, GntR family (identified by match to protein family HMM PF00392; match to protein family HMM PF07702), with protein sequence MGRPMVNEDYKLGDGREVLQRDGPVAVYQQVADVLTDHVSRLEPGSRIPTEEFLMDAYGISRTTVRKAIETLVVKGLLVRRQGKGTFVMAQRPARMLNRLAPFMETFTAAGMKTVKGLIEYKWMEKDKSVPAKLVSDDNLVLVIRRSYSSAGWPYAIAEIFIPSHIGRHISLADAERNSIYQVIQDRTLKPLHRAEITVTMHAPPEHLADALNVRGFAMVPRLERTTLGPHGEVLECTVTYFHPKGFEIRAEVATDVSPGQDPSVPSQG encoded by the coding sequence ATGGGACGCCCAATGGTCAATGAAGACTACAAACTTGGAGATGGGCGTGAAGTCCTTCAGAGGGATGGTCCTGTTGCCGTGTATCAGCAGGTGGCTGACGTTCTAACGGATCACGTCAGCCGTCTGGAGCCAGGCTCCCGGATACCTACGGAAGAGTTCCTGATGGATGCCTACGGCATCAGCCGGACCACTGTTCGAAAAGCGATCGAAACCCTGGTCGTGAAGGGTTTGCTGGTCCGACGGCAGGGCAAGGGGACTTTCGTGATGGCCCAACGTCCTGCAAGGATGCTGAACCGCTTGGCGCCATTCATGGAGACGTTTACTGCGGCCGGAATGAAGACCGTCAAGGGCCTTATTGAATACAAGTGGATGGAGAAGGACAAGTCAGTGCCGGCCAAGCTGGTGTCTGACGACAACCTGGTGCTGGTGATCCGCCGCTCCTACTCAAGTGCCGGATGGCCTTATGCAATTGCGGAGATTTTCATCCCGTCGCATATCGGCCGCCACATCAGTCTGGCGGATGCCGAGCGGAACTCCATCTACCAGGTCATCCAGGACAGGACGCTGAAGCCCCTCCACCGGGCAGAAATAACCGTGACCATGCATGCACCGCCCGAGCACCTGGCAGACGCTCTCAACGTCCGCGGGTTCGCCATGGTGCCACGCCTGGAGCGGACTACGCTTGGACCTCACGGAGAGGTCTTGGAGTGCACGGTCACCTATTTCCACCCCAAGGGCTTCGAGATCCGCGCAGAAGTGGCGACCGACGTCAGCCCCGGGCAAGATCCGTCAGTGCCTTCCCAAGGCTAG